The following coding sequences lie in one Miscanthus floridulus cultivar M001 chromosome 9, ASM1932011v1, whole genome shotgun sequence genomic window:
- the LOC136484057 gene encoding uncharacterized protein: MAIPNYTYLKLKMSGPNDVITVSSAFLHAFACYREHYDLATAVVNSSELPRLGESVLPAAPDCNQPTSSSAFRPLEETKTVGIDPADPTKMVRIGTQLPTK; this comes from the coding sequence atggcgatccccaactacacctacctcaagctaaagatgtcgggaccaaacgacgtcatcaccgtgagtagcgcATTTTTGCACGCCTTCGCGTGCTACCGCGAGCACTATGATCTCGCCACcgcggtcgtcaactcgtccgagctcccacgGCTCGGGGAGTCAGTGCTCCCAGCAGCCCCAGACTGCAACCAGCCAACTTCCTCATCGGCCTTCCGCCCGCTCGAAGAAACCAAgacggtgggaatcgaccccgccGACCCAACTAAGATGGttcggatcgggacccagctcccgaccaaatag